One Solanum lycopersicum chromosome 2, SLM_r2.1 genomic region harbors:
- the LOC101263177 gene encoding putative pentatricopeptide repeat-containing protein At4g17915, producing the protein MRRIKDKLSTRLMNVCVASLCKAKQLEKAEIVIVDGIRIGLQPDVVTYNTLIAAYCRFVGIDAGYSILNRMKDAGINPDVITYNALIAGATRNSLLSKCLDLFDEMLEMRILPDIWSYNTLMNCFFKFGKPDEAYRVFQDILLKDISVHSATFSILINGLCMNGYTENALMLFRSLKRHGFTPQLVTYNILIHGLCKSGRGNVAREFLNELVESGHIPNAITYTTVMKCCFRYRQFEEGLKIFAEMRNKGYTYDAFAYCTVTSMLLKTGRITEANEYLGYIITSGFTLDIVSFNTIFNVYCKEGQLDNAYKLLYEAENGGLESDKFTHAIWIDGLCRTGNFQEAQQQLNRMSVTGFDSNLVAWNSFINGLCKTGQLDYATHIFESMDTKDSVTYSTIVRGLCQARRFRAASKLLLSCIRGGMRILKSDKRIVIDGLRSCGLTHEARKVQSKIQMAKLLHY; encoded by the coding sequence ATGCGGAGAATCAAAGATAAATTATCAACAAGGTTAATGAATGTTTGTGTGGCATCTCTTTGTAAAGCCAAACAATTAGAGAAAGCTGAAATTGTTATAGTTGATGGCATACGAATTGGATTGCAACCAGATGTTGTCACTTACAATACATTGATTGCTGCATATTGCCGCTTTGTTGGCATAGATGCTGGTTATTCCATCCTTAATAGGATGAAGGATGCTGGAATTAACCCTGATGTTATTACCTATAACGCTTTGATCGCCGGAGCTACTAGAAATTCTCTGTTATCTAAATGTCTCGACCTGTTTGATGAAATGCTTGAGATGAGAATTCTTCCTGATATCTGGAGTTACAACACATTAATGAATTGTTTCTTTAAATTCGGAAAGCCAGATGAAGCTTACAGGGTTTTTCAAGATATTCTTTTGAAAGATATATCTGTTCATTCTGCAAcatttagtattttaattaatggGCTGTGTATGAATGGATATActgagaatgcccttatgctatTTAGGAGTTTAAAGCGTCATGGATTTACTCCTCAGTTAGTAACTTACAACATTCTTATTCATGGGTTGTGCAAGTCAGGACGAGGAAACGTTGCAAGAGAGTTCCTCAACGAATTGGTAGAATCAGGTCATATCCCGAATGCCATCACTTATACAACAGTAATGAAATGTTGCTTCAGATATAGACAATTTGAAGAAGGCCTTAAAATCTTTGCAGAGATGAGAAACAAAGGATATACATATGATGCCTTTGCTTACTGTACAGTTACAAGTATGTTACTTAAAACTGGGAGGATAACTGAGGCCAATGAGTACCTGGGATATATCATTACAAGTGGCTTTACCCTTGACATTGTGTCTTTCAATAccatttttaatgtatattgtAAGGAAGGTCAGCTGGATAATGCTTATAAGTTGTTATATGAGGCAGAAAATGGAGGCTTGGAATCTGACAAGTTCACCCATGCTATCTGGATTGATGGCTTGTGCAGAACTGGTAATTTCCAAGAGGCCCAGCAACAATTGAACCGTATGAGTGTGACGGGTTTTGATTCTAACTTGGTTGCGTGGAATTCTTTTATCAATGGGTTGTGTAAAACTGGTCAATTGGATTATGCTACACATATATTTGAGTCAATGGATACAAAAGATTCTGTTACTTACTCTACCATAGTTCGTGGTCTTTGCCAAGCTAGGAGGTTTCGCGCAGCATCTAAGTTACTACTATCGTGTATTAGAGGTGGCATGAGAATTCTTAAATCAGATAAACGAATTGTTATTGATGGTCTTCGTAGTTGTGGACTTACGCATGAAGCAAGGAAGGTCCAGTCTAAAATCCAAATGGCTAAGCTTCTGCATTATTGA